The Dyella sp. 2HG41-7 sequence TTTGGCAGCCGGCGTCGCCGCGTATGCCGACGATGATTCGCATGGCCGCGATTTTCATTTCTGGCCAGGCAACTTGGTCGTCAGTCGTAGCGTGTACGACAACAACGCCAGCAATGTGCAGGTGGGCCAGGTGTTGCCGCCGAATTGTCCCGCGGCCAGCGGCGCATGCGGCGACGCCACGGGTGCGCCGTACGACGGCACGTATCCCTATGTGTGGAACAACGATATCTACGACGCAAGCTTCGGCATCACGTCACGCATCTACCTGGATCAGATCACGCCGAACGGTTGGTTGATCGACACGCTGGAAGTTCCCAACAGCATGCGTCCGACGGCGCACGAAGGCGAGTTGGTGACGAGCTTCAGCTCGAAATCGGAACTCGGTCTGCATCTGTCGCTGGATGGCCGCTATCTCTCGTTTATGGGTTATGTCGCGCCGGTCAACGCGATCGACGTATCCAACGCCAACACGCCGCTGGTGGTGGACAACACCAACCCCGACGGCAACGTCGCGTATCGCGCCGTCGCGTTGGTGGATCGCAACGGTCATTTTCGTTTCACCGAAACCAATGCGTACAGTGGCAACAACGGCCGCGTTGCGATCTTCAATAACGTTGGCGGCGCAAATGTGTTCTACACCGCGGGCAACGCCGGCAATGGCAGTAATCCGCAGCCTGACGGCGTAGTGCTTGGCGCAGGTACGCAATACATCGTGCCGTCGACGTTGCCGGAAGCGTTGCAGAATCCGACGACACCCACGCCGCTCGCGAGCTTCTCCATCACCGCGCTCGGTGCGAAGGCCGACAAAATCGGCAAAGACGATAATTTCCGCGGTATGACGGTGTTCAACAACGTGCTGTACCTCACCAAGGGCAGCGGCGGCAACGGCGTCAACACCGTGTATTTCGTCGACACGACCGGCAAGGCGTGTACGAATGGTGTGGGCGTGCCGGCGGCGGGCGCGGCGCTGCCGACGTCTGCCTTGTCGTATAACGCGGCGACGCTGCAGACCAGCGGTTTGCCGACCAACATGTGCATCCTCTCCGGTTTCCCGAGCACGCCGAACAAGACGGCCAAAACGCTCGCGTATCCGTTTGCGATCTGGTTCGCGGACGCGAATACCGTCTATGTGGCGGATGAAGGCGATGGTTATGCCGGCGGCACGGATCTGTACACGCATGCTGCCGCACAGACCACCGCCGGTTTGCAGAAATGGGTGTTCAACAAAACGACGCAAACTTGGTCGCTGGCCTATACGCTGCAAGCGGGATTGAACCTGGGTCAGGCGTACACCGTGCGCAACTATCCGACTGGCAATAACGTCGCGACGAACTTGCCGTGGTCGCCGGCGACCGATGGTTTGCGCCAGATTACGGGTCGCGTCGATGAAGACGGCAAGGTCACCATCTGGGCGGTCACCTCCACCATCAGCGGCAACGGCGATACCGGCGCCGATCCCAACAAGCTGGTGGCGATTCGCGATGAGTTGTCGAACACCACGGCTGCCGGCGCAGCGAACGAGCAATTCGTTACCTTGCGCTCGGCCAAGTTCGGCGAAGTACTGCGCGGCGTGTCGTTCGCCCCGGGTACGGACAAGCAGGGCAAAGGCAAGCACTAAGTAAACGATCGATCGCGGGCATGCGGCCATGGCATGCCCGCGGTTGTCGATGCTTGGCTTATGTCGGGGCGCCCCGTTATTCCGCTTGGAATGGCGGTTGCCGTTTTTAACGATTCAGGGTGCGAGGTAGCCCGCATGGCGAAATGGCGGGCTTTAGCCCTCGACGAGACATAACGTCGCTATCCCTAAGGAAAACGAGGGTCGCAACCACCGAGAGAGACGCCCACTATGTTGGGGCTGGGGCCGCTCGAGGCCTCGGCATCGGCGCTGATCACCGCCGAATTACCCTCAATCTAGCTAGTGGAGAATCACGTATGTACTCTCAATTCGAACGCACCGGCCCGCTGACCGAACTGTCCAGCTACCCGCATTGGGCGCAAGACCTGGTCATTGCCTGCGAGGCGACCAAACAGGAAGTCGTCCGACACGACGTCTGGACATTGATGCGCGATAACCGCCTGGATGCCACCGGCACCCGCGACTTTATGGTGGGCGTATGGCCCGTCATCGAGCGCTTTCCGGGCTATATGGCGCACAACCTGCTGAAGACCCGATATGGCCGCAGCCACGGCGAAAACATGGCCCGCCGCTGGCTGGTACGCAACATTCGAGTGGAGCAAAATCACGCCGAATACTGGCTCAACTGGGCCGAAGGGGCAGGGGTTGCGCAAGACGAGGTTTTGAACGGAACCACGCCGTACGGAACGGATGCGCTGGCCAACTGGTGCGAAGAAGTAAGCCGTAGCGCACCGCTGGCCGCCGGCATGCTCGCCACCAATTACGCGGTGGAAGGAGCGACGGGGGAATGGTCGCAATGGGTGTTCGACAGTGCCACCTATACGGAAAGCTTCCCCAAGGCCATCCGGGCCGGGTCGTTGCGTTGGCTCCAACTTCACGCCGCCTATGACGATACTCATCCATGGGAGGCGCTGGAGATCGTATGCACCTTGGTGGGCACTTCACCCCGACCGGATGAAGTGGCGTATTTGCAAGAATGCGTGAAACGCAGTTATCTAAGTATGCGGATTACTCTGGACCGGTGTCTGGATGTGCGTCGCGACCCGTGGGTAGCCAATGCGGTGGCCAGTGAGGTGGCTGCTTAAGGCTTAAGTTAAGCCACAGGGGGGCGATACATATCAAGCAAAGTCAGCAGTTTGGTTCGAACTGTAGATGACAGGCTCTAAGATAGGGGCACAATGCGTACCGCCCGTAATGCTCAGCAACGACCGCTGTCACAACGTCTTATGCCGCTGGCATACGGCTTGGCGGCGGTCGTTGGCCTGGTTTTATGCCTGACCTGGGGGGCGCTCCAGGTCCAGGTAACACTTGCAGGTTTTTTGAATGGCGAAAGCCTTTGGTCGAAATCGCAAAAGCAGGCCGTTATCGACCTGACCGCGTATGCCCGTACGGGTGACGGGAGTCGGCTGGAAAGCTTCAGGCAACATGCCGAGGTCATCCGTACGGACCGCTGGGCGCGCGACGCCATCGCCAGCGGCCATTACGACAAGCACGCCGTAGGCGAGGCGTTCCGGCGGGGCGGGGTGATCCCTGCCGCGATCCCGGGCATGATTTTTATCCTCGACGATTTCGCTCAGGCGCCGTATGTGGGACAGGCGTTGACCGACTGGCGTTCGGTCGATGTGGCCCTGGAACAACTCAACGGCATTGCCGACCAGTTGCAGCAAACCTATGCGCAGGGCACACCCACGCCGGAAGAAATTTCCCGGCAGCGCAATCGAATCGATACCCTCAACAATTTCATCCAGCCGCGCAGCGACGACTTTTCGTTGCAGATCGCCTTAGGCGCCGCGTGGCTGGGCAAGGTGCTTTTCATCAGTGTGTTGGGAACCGCGTTGGCGGCCTCCCTGTTGTGGATGCGCATGGCGCAGCGCATTTTAGCGGGCATTCGCGGCACCGAAGAGCGTTATCGCTTGCTGTTCGACAGTGCGGCCGACGGCATCGTGATGGTGGATGAGGTGCATGGCCGCATCCTCGGGGTGAATCGAACGACCACGCTTTGGACCGGACGCGATTCGC is a genomic window containing:
- a CDS encoding iron-containing redox enzyme family protein; the protein is MYSQFERTGPLTELSSYPHWAQDLVIACEATKQEVVRHDVWTLMRDNRLDATGTRDFMVGVWPVIERFPGYMAHNLLKTRYGRSHGENMARRWLVRNIRVEQNHAEYWLNWAEGAGVAQDEVLNGTTPYGTDALANWCEEVSRSAPLAAGMLATNYAVEGATGEWSQWVFDSATYTESFPKAIRAGSLRWLQLHAAYDDTHPWEALEIVCTLVGTSPRPDEVAYLQECVKRSYLSMRITLDRCLDVRRDPWVANAVASEVAA